In Horticoccus luteus, the following proteins share a genomic window:
- a CDS encoding aspartate aminotransferase family protein, giving the protein MNDQTIVRTSTAALYDAHVLKNYARAAVTLVRGRGAQVWDDQGKSYLDFTSGIAVSALGHCHPHWVAAVQRQAGELIHTSNLFRNPNQAELARRLIGYAGPGRVFFCNSGTEANEALIKLARLHGMQKAGGVEGQCYKVICAKSAFHGRTFGGMSATPQEKIQKGFRPLVPGFVFGELNNLQSFAELIDADTAAIFVETIQGEGGVHACTSEFLIGLRRLCDQHNLLLMLDEVQCGIGRTGTFYAFEQAGIHPDAIGMAKGLGGGFPIGAMWVRENAADLFHPGMHGTTFGGTPLACAAALAVLDVIEKEKLLAHVTRESGPWHAALRKMAADFPAHLSGVRASGFLVGVQLTSDPGPYVAALREHGLLVPSAGGNVMRLLPPLNATAAELARCVEIFRGVLASGAIAVPVAKA; this is encoded by the coding sequence ATGAACGACCAGACCATCGTCCGCACCAGCACCGCCGCGCTTTACGACGCGCACGTGTTAAAGAACTACGCCCGCGCTGCCGTGACGCTCGTCCGCGGACGAGGGGCGCAAGTGTGGGATGACCAGGGTAAGAGCTACCTCGATTTCACATCTGGAATCGCGGTGAGTGCGCTCGGGCATTGTCACCCGCACTGGGTCGCAGCGGTGCAGCGGCAGGCCGGCGAGCTCATTCACACGAGCAACCTGTTTCGCAATCCGAACCAAGCGGAACTCGCGCGGCGGCTGATTGGCTACGCGGGGCCGGGTCGGGTGTTTTTCTGCAACAGCGGCACGGAGGCGAACGAAGCGCTGATCAAGCTCGCGCGGTTGCACGGCATGCAAAAGGCCGGCGGCGTGGAGGGGCAGTGTTACAAAGTGATTTGCGCGAAGAGCGCGTTTCACGGCCGCACGTTCGGCGGGATGAGCGCCACTCCGCAGGAGAAGATTCAGAAAGGCTTTCGGCCGCTGGTGCCGGGCTTTGTGTTTGGCGAACTCAACAACCTCCAGAGTTTCGCCGAGTTGATCGATGCCGACACGGCGGCGATCTTCGTCGAGACAATCCAGGGCGAGGGCGGCGTGCATGCGTGCACGAGCGAATTTCTCATCGGGCTGCGGCGGCTGTGCGACCAGCACAACCTGTTGTTGATGCTCGACGAGGTGCAATGCGGGATCGGACGCACCGGCACGTTTTACGCGTTTGAGCAGGCGGGAATTCATCCCGACGCAATCGGCATGGCGAAGGGCTTGGGCGGCGGTTTTCCGATCGGAGCAATGTGGGTGCGCGAAAACGCGGCGGATCTTTTTCACCCGGGCATGCACGGCACGACGTTTGGCGGCACGCCGCTGGCATGCGCGGCGGCGCTCGCGGTGCTCGACGTGATCGAGAAGGAAAAGCTGCTGGCGCACGTGACTCGCGAGAGCGGCCCGTGGCATGCGGCGTTGCGGAAAATGGCGGCGGACTTTCCCGCGCACCTCAGCGGCGTGCGCGCGAGCGGATTTCTAGTGGGCGTGCAACTGACGTCGGACCCGGGCCCGTATGTGGCGGCACTGCGCGAGCACGGGTTGTTGGTGCCGTCGGCAGGGGGCAATGTCATGCGGCTGCTGCCGCCGTTGAACGCGACTGCGGCGGAGCTGGCGCGGTGCGTGGAGATTTTCCGCGGCGTGCTGGCCAGCGGTGCGATCGCTGTGCCGGTGGCGAAGGCGTGA
- the rpsI gene encoding 30S ribosomal protein S9 produces the protein MSTIAANVFTGTGRRKTSTARVRITEGSGKLTVNDREFEDYFSHDNFAKQAYAPLLTAQLREKIDVTATVAGGGVAGQAGAVAHGIARALQKMNPELRAALKKAGHITRDPREKERKKPGQPGARKRFQFSKR, from the coding sequence ATGAGCACCATCGCCGCCAACGTATTTACCGGCACCGGCCGCCGCAAAACCTCGACCGCCCGCGTGCGGATCACCGAGGGTTCGGGCAAGCTGACCGTCAACGATCGCGAGTTCGAAGACTATTTCTCGCACGATAACTTTGCCAAGCAGGCCTACGCGCCGCTCCTGACCGCGCAATTGCGCGAGAAGATCGACGTGACGGCGACGGTCGCCGGTGGCGGCGTGGCCGGCCAGGCCGGTGCGGTGGCGCACGGCATCGCCCGCGCGTTGCAGAAGATGAATCCGGAATTGCGCGCGGCGTTAAAGAAAGCCGGCCACATCACCCGTGATCCGCGAGAGAAAGAGCGCAAGAAGCCCGGTCAACCCGGCGCTCGCAAGCGCTTCCAGTTCTCGAAGCGCTGA
- the rplM gene encoding 50S ribosomal protein L13 produces MKTFLAKKETVQPKWYLIDAEGEVLGRLAVKAANIIRGRHKATYTPSVDTGDYVVIVNANKVVLTGRKEENNEFMFFSGFVGGESYRKLSSVRERHPEFIIEHAVKGMLPKNRLAAKMLTKLRVFAGAEHTHEAQNPEKISV; encoded by the coding sequence ATGAAAACGTTCCTCGCCAAGAAGGAGACGGTGCAACCCAAATGGTATCTCATCGATGCCGAAGGGGAAGTGCTCGGACGTCTCGCGGTGAAGGCCGCCAATATCATCCGCGGCCGTCACAAAGCTACTTACACTCCGAGTGTCGATACCGGCGATTACGTCGTGATTGTGAATGCGAACAAAGTTGTTCTCACCGGCCGCAAGGAGGAGAATAACGAGTTTATGTTTTTCTCCGGCTTCGTGGGCGGCGAGAGCTATCGCAAGCTGTCATCCGTGCGTGAGCGCCACCCGGAATTCATCATCGAGCACGCCGTGAAAGGCATGCTGCCGAAGAACCGTCTGGCCGCCAAGATGCTGACGAAGCTCCGCGTATTTGCGGGTGCCGAGCACACGCACGAAGCGCAGAACCCCGAAAAGATTTCCGTTTGA
- the argC gene encoding N-acetyl-gamma-glutamyl-phosphate reductase yields MKVGVVGASGYSGEVLVKLLLGHPQVELAAVTSRSHAGKPLGAVIPSLRGADRGLTFVDSDVAALATSEIELFFLALPHGAAATYAKALVPAGKRVIDLSADFRIADLANYQKYYGAHQAPELLPHARFVLPELTPDAWKTEAKLVASPGCYPTSMLVPLAPLLKAGVISREHIVVNSYSGVSGAGKKVEEAYLYVERAESTKAYGLVKHRHLAEVEEQLALHTGAPVILQFNPHLAPMRRGIATTITVPAAAGATIEALYAAWRAQYAGRPFVQLLPTGETPDTAYVTGTNRIDMSAVFDPRTKNFVITSAEDNLVKGASGQAVQIMNLWCGFDETAGLI; encoded by the coding sequence ATGAAAGTCGGTGTCGTCGGGGCGTCGGGTTATTCCGGCGAAGTGTTGGTCAAACTCTTGCTGGGGCATCCGCAGGTCGAACTTGCGGCGGTCACTTCGCGCAGCCACGCGGGCAAGCCTCTCGGGGCGGTGATTCCGTCGCTGCGGGGCGCGGATCGCGGGTTGACGTTCGTCGATTCGGATGTCGCGGCGCTCGCGACGAGCGAGATCGAGTTGTTTTTTCTCGCGCTGCCGCACGGTGCGGCGGCGACATATGCGAAGGCCCTTGTGCCGGCCGGCAAACGCGTGATCGATCTCAGTGCGGACTTCCGGATCGCGGATCTGGCGAACTACCAAAAATATTACGGCGCGCATCAGGCTCCGGAATTGCTGCCGCACGCGCGTTTTGTGCTGCCGGAACTCACGCCCGACGCGTGGAAAACCGAGGCTAAACTGGTCGCATCGCCCGGCTGTTATCCGACCAGCATGCTCGTGCCGCTCGCGCCCTTGCTCAAAGCGGGCGTCATCTCGCGGGAGCACATCGTGGTGAATTCGTATAGCGGCGTCAGCGGGGCGGGGAAGAAAGTGGAGGAAGCGTATCTTTACGTGGAGCGCGCGGAAAGCACCAAGGCCTACGGCCTCGTGAAACACCGGCATCTCGCGGAGGTGGAGGAGCAACTCGCGCTGCATACCGGGGCGCCGGTCATCCTGCAGTTCAATCCGCACCTCGCACCAATGCGGCGCGGTATCGCTACGACGATCACAGTGCCAGCCGCGGCCGGGGCGACGATCGAGGCCCTCTACGCCGCGTGGCGCGCGCAGTATGCCGGGCGGCCGTTTGTGCAATTGCTCCCGACCGGCGAGACGCCGGACACGGCTTACGTGACGGGCACGAACCGCATCGACATGTCGGCCGTGTTCGACCCGCGCACGAAAAATTTCGTCATCACGAGCGCCGAGGACAACTTGGTGAAGGGGGCCAGCGGTCAAGCCGTGCAGATCATGAATCTGTGGTGCGGCTTCGACGAAACAGCCGGCCTGATCTGA
- the argB gene encoding acetylglutamate kinase, which yields MNVAEVTAKAEVLLEALPYIQDFRGSTFVVKYGGSFMDDPDPTMRTRVAADIAFFAACGINVVVVHGGGKAITRAMEASGLKANFVNGLRVTDEATVAVVKKTLDEIVNRDVCEAMSSANAKPKGLPGDTVLVCEKLVLDDEGNAIDLGYVGDVTEVKVKLIKKEIADGFVPVISPVAEGYDGKPYNVNADLVAGRVASALRARRLVYMSDVPGLLANPADAASLISTLKISQVEELKKKGVIDKGMRPKVASAVRALEEGVQRVHFIDGRLSHSLLLEIFTDKGIGTEIVQG from the coding sequence ATGAACGTCGCTGAAGTCACCGCCAAGGCGGAGGTCCTGCTCGAGGCCCTGCCTTACATCCAGGATTTTCGTGGTTCCACTTTCGTCGTGAAATACGGCGGGAGTTTCATGGACGATCCCGACCCGACGATGCGCACGCGCGTGGCGGCGGACATCGCGTTTTTCGCCGCCTGCGGCATCAACGTCGTCGTGGTGCACGGCGGGGGCAAGGCGATCACGCGCGCGATGGAGGCATCGGGATTGAAGGCGAATTTCGTGAACGGCCTGCGCGTGACCGACGAGGCAACGGTGGCCGTCGTGAAAAAGACCCTCGACGAAATCGTCAACCGCGACGTGTGCGAAGCGATGAGCTCCGCGAACGCGAAGCCGAAGGGCTTGCCTGGCGACACGGTGCTGGTGTGCGAGAAGCTGGTCCTCGATGACGAGGGCAACGCGATCGATCTCGGATACGTGGGCGACGTGACGGAGGTGAAGGTGAAGCTGATCAAAAAGGAAATTGCGGACGGCTTTGTCCCCGTGATTTCGCCGGTCGCGGAGGGCTATGATGGGAAACCTTACAACGTGAATGCCGACCTCGTGGCCGGGCGGGTGGCGAGCGCGCTGCGGGCGCGGCGGCTCGTTTACATGAGCGATGTGCCAGGCTTGCTGGCGAACCCGGCCGACGCGGCGTCGCTGATTTCCACGTTGAAGATCAGCCAGGTGGAAGAGCTGAAAAAGAAGGGCGTGATCGACAAGGGTATGCGCCCGAAAGTGGCGAGCGCCGTCCGCGCACTGGAGGAAGGCGTGCAACGCGTGCACTTCATCGACGGACGTTTGTCGCATTCGCTGCTGCTGGAAATTTTCACCGACAAGGGCATCGGCACGGAAATCGTGCAGGGTTGA
- a CDS encoding exosortase/archaeosortase family protein produces the protein MTATPGLRWPTASIVLLGALVLLWVGGVWRLQMVWSHVPDYAFGWAVPVLAAFLLWERWPDRPDASETRTSGWWWAALAGTLLVLGFTRLLLEPFPAWPMMLWLFTGALVAVTLLLLACQRGGRTARHFAFPAAFIATALPWPAVLNTHLIAPLRETLAGAVAQAVNLLGYPAIAHGTVIEVGHGFIGVEEACSGIRSLQAAIMVALFLGELNRFAWRRRLAILGIGVGLALGSNGARTLFLAWESAVHGPTAVAEWHDPAGYALLVVCLGGLVAVGWWWRKYAGKVAVRTRRVQAPAAWRGRRSTQMAWVAIAACSVIEGGTQAWYARGDLAADAVMQLTANLPADAEGFQEDPFDATMQALLLCDAHEVGHWNTRDGHARAGYVLEWWSGQSARFATALHNPTVCLPMSGKALERARGIVPLTVGGVALPFQAYVFSSERGPMRVYYLQWDVRAGESFATRTGSDGPTSWLAQQWQDVRRARRNFQAMVIGLAVWGARDDRAADRALERELPAIITVRAVPAN, from the coding sequence ATGACGGCAACGCCGGGCCTTCGGTGGCCCACCGCTAGCATCGTGCTGCTTGGCGCGCTGGTCTTGCTGTGGGTGGGCGGCGTGTGGCGATTGCAAATGGTTTGGTCGCACGTGCCGGATTACGCGTTCGGGTGGGCGGTGCCGGTGCTGGCGGCGTTTTTGCTGTGGGAACGGTGGCCGGACCGGCCGGACGCCAGCGAAACACGGACGAGCGGATGGTGGTGGGCGGCGCTGGCGGGGACGCTCTTGGTGTTGGGATTTACGCGGCTGTTGCTCGAACCATTTCCCGCATGGCCGATGATGCTGTGGCTGTTCACCGGGGCGCTGGTGGCAGTGACGTTGTTGTTGCTGGCGTGTCAGCGAGGCGGGCGAACGGCGCGGCACTTCGCGTTTCCGGCGGCGTTTATTGCGACGGCGCTCCCGTGGCCGGCCGTACTCAATACGCACCTGATCGCGCCGTTGCGGGAGACGCTCGCAGGGGCGGTGGCGCAAGCGGTGAACTTGCTCGGCTATCCCGCGATCGCGCATGGCACGGTGATCGAAGTGGGGCACGGTTTCATCGGTGTGGAGGAAGCATGCAGCGGAATCCGCTCGTTGCAGGCGGCGATCATGGTGGCGCTGTTTTTAGGAGAATTGAACCGCTTCGCGTGGCGGCGGCGGCTGGCGATCCTGGGGATAGGCGTGGGACTGGCGCTCGGGAGCAATGGCGCCCGCACGCTGTTTCTGGCGTGGGAAAGCGCGGTGCATGGTCCGACCGCGGTAGCGGAGTGGCACGACCCGGCGGGTTATGCGTTGCTGGTGGTTTGCCTGGGCGGACTGGTGGCGGTCGGCTGGTGGTGGCGCAAATATGCGGGCAAGGTCGCGGTGCGGACCCGCCGTGTCCAGGCACCGGCAGCATGGCGGGGGCGCCGCTCGACACAAATGGCGTGGGTGGCCATCGCGGCATGCAGCGTCATCGAGGGTGGCACGCAGGCGTGGTATGCGCGCGGCGACCTTGCGGCTGATGCAGTGATGCAGTTGACAGCGAATCTTCCGGCGGACGCGGAGGGGTTTCAGGAAGATCCGTTCGACGCAACGATGCAGGCGTTACTGTTGTGCGACGCGCATGAAGTCGGGCACTGGAATACCCGCGACGGACACGCCCGGGCTGGTTACGTGCTGGAGTGGTGGAGCGGTCAGAGCGCGCGTTTCGCCACGGCGCTGCACAATCCGACGGTATGCCTGCCGATGAGCGGCAAGGCGCTCGAACGCGCGCGAGGCATCGTGCCGCTGACCGTCGGGGGAGTCGCACTGCCGTTCCAAGCGTATGTTTTCAGCAGCGAGCGCGGGCCAATGCGCGTTTATTATCTGCAATGGGACGTGCGCGCGGGAGAATCGTTTGCGACGCGCACGGGGAGCGATGGGCCGACGAGCTGGTTGGCGCAGCAATGGCAGGACGTGCGGCGGGCGCGGCGCAACTTTCAAGCAATGGTGATCGGTCTCGCCGTGTGGGGCGCGCGCGACGATCGGGCGGCGGACCGCGCGTTGGAGCGCGAGTTGCCGGCGATCATTACGGTGCGCGCGGTGCCGGCGAATTAA
- a CDS encoding bifunctional ornithine acetyltransferase/N-acetylglutamate synthase, with the protein MASTQLEFSSRADHRAWLAAQAALPLGFRVGTSRFEFVPREAPKPARMTLTLIALDEPTTDFAAVFTRNAFPGAPIVVGRARLSSPELGAIIVNNKISNVCAPGGVDAAERICAATAQLLGRKSTEVLPSSTGVIGWTLPVDAILAALPATHAALTATSILPAAEGIVTTDLYPKIRCAEVSGGRIVGIAKGAGMIEPNLATMLVYILTDVAVPRAELRAMLTRVVQPSFNAISIDSDTSTSDTVALVSSGRIPCADLAAFERALRTVCCDLAEDVVRNGEGVRHVIRVHVKNAVTSSLAFALGKAVINAPLFKCAVAGNDANVGRLVQAIGKYVGAHAPDTDLQRLRMWLGGIEIFAGGVFQLDRTKEAALAAHLQHAELYTSAPPQNGVFAPAVDFPPHERCVEIVIDLGSGSAEATVFGGDLTHEYVSENADYRS; encoded by the coding sequence GTGGCTAGCACACAATTGGAATTCTCTTCCCGCGCGGACCATCGCGCCTGGCTCGCGGCCCAAGCCGCCCTGCCCCTCGGTTTTCGCGTCGGCACGAGCCGCTTCGAGTTCGTCCCGCGCGAGGCGCCCAAACCCGCCCGGATGACGCTCACGCTCATCGCCCTCGACGAGCCCACGACGGATTTCGCCGCCGTGTTCACGCGCAACGCCTTCCCTGGCGCACCCATCGTCGTCGGCCGCGCGCGCCTCTCCTCACCCGAGCTCGGCGCGATCATCGTAAACAACAAAATCTCCAACGTCTGCGCGCCCGGCGGCGTCGACGCCGCGGAGCGCATCTGCGCCGCCACCGCGCAGCTCCTCGGCCGGAAATCCACCGAGGTTCTCCCCAGCTCCACCGGCGTCATCGGTTGGACGTTGCCCGTCGACGCAATCCTCGCGGCCCTTCCCGCCACCCACGCCGCCTTGACCGCCACCTCCATTCTGCCCGCCGCCGAAGGCATCGTCACCACGGACCTTTATCCGAAAATTCGCTGCGCCGAAGTGAGCGGCGGTCGCATCGTGGGCATCGCGAAAGGCGCCGGCATGATCGAGCCGAATCTCGCCACCATGCTCGTCTACATCCTCACCGACGTCGCGGTGCCGCGCGCCGAATTGCGCGCCATGCTCACCCGCGTCGTCCAACCGAGCTTCAACGCCATCAGCATCGACAGCGACACCAGCACCTCCGACACCGTGGCCCTCGTCTCCTCTGGCCGCATCCCCTGTGCAGACCTCGCCGCCTTTGAACGTGCCCTCCGCACCGTCTGCTGCGATCTCGCCGAGGACGTCGTGCGCAACGGCGAAGGCGTGCGCCACGTCATCCGCGTCCACGTCAAAAACGCCGTCACGTCTTCACTCGCCTTCGCACTCGGCAAAGCCGTGATCAACGCCCCCCTCTTCAAATGTGCCGTCGCCGGCAACGATGCCAACGTCGGGCGCCTCGTGCAGGCGATCGGCAAATACGTCGGCGCCCACGCCCCCGACACCGACCTTCAGCGCCTGCGCATGTGGCTGGGAGGCATCGAGATTTTTGCCGGCGGTGTCTTCCAGCTCGACCGCACCAAAGAAGCCGCGCTCGCGGCGCATCTGCAGCACGCTGAACTCTACACCAGCGCTCCGCCGCAAAATGGCGTGTTCGCCCCGGCGGTGGATTTCCCTCCGCACGAACGTTGCGTCGAGATCGTGATCGATCTCGGCTCCGGCTCCGCAGAAGCCACTGTCTTCGGCGGCGATCTCACGCACGAATACGTCAGCGAAAACGCCGATTACCGCAGCTGA
- a CDS encoding transporter, which produces MNKKIILTLTLLTTGALTLPGQTVSAVAAPSISATLTPAFVSQYMFRGQRLGGFSFEPNIEVDYGHLGVGIWSNFPLNAKVHGVSDPEVDPYVYYTIKANDTVSIVPGATLYTFPNADTGNGFYRTTFEPNIAVPFSLPGGVTLTPKAYYDVVLDGPTYEITAAYAVALKDIGSELDFTATYGDYVFKDAAKDASPAVKQVGTYWLVGAAMPFQVAKDAKLTIGFAYTKGENAYFKQVGIPKTGNPLAVGRGVVTVSYAYTF; this is translated from the coding sequence ATGAATAAGAAAATAATCCTTACGCTCACCCTGCTCACGACCGGCGCGTTGACGCTGCCCGGCCAAACCGTCTCCGCGGTCGCGGCGCCCAGCATCTCCGCAACGCTGACGCCCGCCTTCGTCTCGCAATACATGTTCCGCGGGCAACGCCTCGGCGGGTTTTCATTCGAGCCGAATATCGAGGTCGACTACGGCCATCTCGGCGTGGGCATCTGGAGCAACTTCCCGCTCAACGCGAAGGTCCACGGCGTATCGGATCCGGAGGTGGATCCCTACGTCTATTACACGATCAAGGCGAACGACACCGTGAGCATCGTGCCCGGGGCGACGCTTTACACGTTTCCCAATGCAGACACGGGCAATGGATTTTATCGCACGACGTTTGAGCCCAACATCGCCGTGCCGTTCAGCCTGCCGGGCGGCGTGACGCTGACGCCGAAGGCCTATTACGACGTCGTGCTCGACGGGCCGACCTACGAAATCACCGCTGCGTATGCCGTGGCGTTGAAAGACATCGGGAGCGAACTCGATTTTACCGCGACGTATGGCGACTACGTGTTCAAGGATGCGGCCAAGGATGCCAGTCCGGCGGTGAAACAAGTGGGCACCTACTGGCTGGTGGGCGCCGCGATGCCGTTTCAGGTCGCGAAGGACGCGAAGCTCACGATCGGTTTCGCCTACACGAAGGGTGAAAACGCCTACTTCAAGCAAGTGGGCATCCCGAAAACCGGCAATCCGCTCGCGGTCGGCCGCGGCGTGGTGACGGTGAGCTACGCTTACACGTTTTGA
- a CDS encoding beta-galactosidase, which translates to MHAPVEAKVEMRAGRPTLVIDGLPTAPLLYALTDSPGARWSWEEVPARNIALFAQQGVRLFLGMIFLEEMIGVDGRLDIALARRQVAGFLAAAGPDAKVMLRVHFHVPLAWGAENPDECVGYADGPAVPEERWGLVRVTGHDNDQPVRASFYSEKWREWARRYLTDFCGQLAATPEGDAVFGLQVAYGVYGEWHQFGFFCHDPDTGGAATRAFRRWLRNRYGSALELSAAWGRAGLTWEAVTAPDSAARERADLALLRDPAKQQAVIDYYTFLHEGLADAVIALAQTVREAWPRPIMTATFFGYFYCLFGRQAAGGHLAVARVLASPHVDALCASPVYTPGAMPPGGTGHSKSVVDAVRRAGKLWLDEHDRATSVTRCPWDPNFAGTIEDDVAVLRRNLLQAPTRGGGAWCFDFGIVAGTPAFARLGLVGWWDHPRLQAEIGRIRAVMASRHGRPYRRCADVLVLHDPWAFAHIASRRHDPAKMVFGVMPVSEVDPVSPLLTDGLVEALYRSGLIHDDALLSELPTLDLQPYKLVILATTPLLAAAQRTFLREHVAVDGRHLVLLGYAGWSDGRRVGAEVAGAWSGFTTRASEQPRPEQRLEVDGATETLSLKEAFVLPEFGPAERDDVLGRWANGATSALRRRTENATWWTFALPPNSPGTWRAIGRRAECAVVNEHDDTTLLGDGLLVVHSLAGGERTLRVPGGPTIRTTLPPRSTVVFDAESGEILLG; encoded by the coding sequence ATGCACGCACCGGTCGAGGCGAAAGTCGAGATGCGCGCGGGTCGGCCGACGTTGGTGATCGATGGACTGCCGACGGCACCCTTGCTCTATGCGCTTACGGATTCGCCCGGCGCGCGTTGGTCGTGGGAGGAGGTGCCGGCGCGGAACATCGCGCTCTTTGCACAGCAGGGCGTGCGGCTTTTCCTCGGGATGATTTTCCTCGAGGAGATGATCGGAGTGGACGGGCGGCTGGATATCGCGCTGGCGCGGCGGCAGGTGGCGGGATTTTTGGCGGCGGCGGGTCCGGACGCGAAGGTGATGTTGCGGGTGCATTTTCACGTGCCGCTGGCGTGGGGCGCGGAAAATCCCGACGAGTGCGTCGGCTATGCGGACGGGCCGGCGGTGCCGGAGGAGCGCTGGGGTTTGGTGCGCGTCACCGGGCACGATAACGATCAACCGGTGCGGGCGAGTTTCTATTCGGAGAAATGGCGCGAATGGGCGCGCCGTTATCTGACGGATTTTTGCGGCCAGCTCGCCGCGACGCCGGAAGGTGATGCGGTCTTCGGTCTGCAAGTGGCTTACGGCGTTTATGGCGAGTGGCACCAGTTTGGATTCTTCTGCCACGATCCGGATACGGGTGGAGCGGCGACGAGGGCGTTTCGGCGGTGGTTGCGGAATCGATATGGGAGCGCATTGGAATTGTCGGCGGCTTGGGGTCGGGCGGGGCTGACGTGGGAGGCGGTGACAGCGCCGGATTCCGCGGCCCGCGAGCGGGCGGACCTCGCGTTGTTGCGCGATCCGGCGAAGCAGCAGGCCGTGATCGACTACTACACGTTTCTACACGAAGGGCTCGCGGACGCGGTGATCGCGCTCGCCCAAACGGTGCGCGAGGCGTGGCCGCGGCCGATCATGACCGCGACGTTCTTCGGCTATTTCTACTGCCTGTTTGGCCGGCAGGCGGCGGGCGGGCATCTGGCGGTGGCACGCGTGCTGGCGTCGCCGCACGTGGACGCGTTGTGCGCGTCGCCGGTTTATACGCCGGGTGCGATGCCGCCGGGTGGCACGGGGCATTCGAAGAGCGTGGTGGATGCGGTGCGGCGGGCGGGAAAATTGTGGCTCGACGAGCACGACCGGGCGACGTCGGTCACGCGTTGTCCGTGGGATCCGAATTTCGCGGGCACGATCGAGGACGACGTGGCGGTGTTGCGTCGCAACCTGCTGCAGGCGCCGACGCGGGGCGGGGGCGCGTGGTGTTTCGACTTCGGGATCGTGGCGGGGACGCCGGCGTTTGCGCGATTGGGTTTGGTCGGCTGGTGGGACCATCCGCGGCTGCAAGCGGAGATCGGGCGGATTCGCGCGGTGATGGCGAGTCGACACGGGCGGCCGTATCGGCGGTGCGCGGACGTGCTGGTGTTGCACGATCCGTGGGCGTTCGCACACATCGCGAGCCGGCGGCACGATCCCGCGAAGATGGTGTTTGGCGTCATGCCGGTATCGGAGGTGGATCCGGTTTCGCCGTTGCTGACCGACGGGCTGGTGGAAGCGTTGTATCGATCCGGTTTGATTCACGACGACGCGTTGTTGTCGGAGCTCCCGACGCTGGATCTGCAGCCGTATAAATTGGTGATCCTGGCGACGACGCCGCTGCTCGCCGCGGCGCAACGGACGTTCCTGCGCGAACACGTGGCGGTGGACGGGCGGCATCTGGTGTTACTGGGCTACGCGGGGTGGAGCGATGGCCGGCGCGTGGGAGCGGAGGTGGCCGGCGCGTGGAGCGGCTTCACGACGCGCGCGTCAGAACAACCGCGGCCTGAGCAACGACTGGAGGTCGACGGCGCCACGGAAACGTTGAGCCTCAAGGAGGCCTTTGTCTTGCCGGAGTTTGGGCCCGCGGAGCGTGACGACGTGCTCGGACGGTGGGCGAACGGCGCGACGAGTGCATTGCGGCGGCGAACGGAGAACGCGACGTGGTGGACCTTCGCCTTGCCGCCCAATAGTCCGGGAACTTGGCGCGCGATCGGACGACGGGCGGAGTGTGCAGTCGTCAACGAGCACGACGACACGACGCTCCTCGGTGACGGGTTGCTGGTGGTGCATTCGCTCGCGGGCGGGGAGCGGACGTTGCGCGTGCCAGGTGGACCGACGATTCGCACGACGCTGCCGCCGCGGAGCACCGTGGTGTTCGACGCGGAATCGGGCGAAATTTTGCTGGGATGA